CCGGCACGGCCGCATCTGTCTTGTGGCCGTGCTCGTGGCCATCGGCATCGTGAGCATCTGGACCCCGATCGCAAATCCGGCTGTCGCCGCGCGGTGGTTTGCGTGGCCGAACATCCTCATCTTGGCCCCGGTGCCGATCGCGACCGCCGCTGTCGCGCTCGTCACGTGGCGCGCGCTCGACAGCCGGGCCCAGGTCCTGCCGTTCGCGGGCGCGATCGGGCTCTTTGTCTTGTCGTATCTCGGCATCGCCATCAGTCTCTACCCGATGATCGTTCCCCACCATTTCACCTTGTGGGAGGCCGCGTCCTCCGGGCGAACCCAGGCGTTTCTTCTGGTCGGCACGCTTGTGCTGCTGCCCGTGATCTTGATGTACACGGGTTGGTCCTATTGGGTATTTCGGGGCAAGGTTCGAGGGGACATCGGCTATCACTAGAGCAAGCTCGCGCCGTGCCGGCCTGCGTTTGGTCGTCATTGCCGGGCTTGACCCGGCAATCCATCTCCTTCGCAATAGATTTATTTGCGAAGAATGGATGGACCCGCGGGTCAAGCCCTACGAGATTCACACATTTCGTAGAGCCCATCCATGCTTGATAGCTTGGAAGCGAGTGAGCCCATGGAGCATGACAACGGGGCCTGGCTTTCCGTAGTAGCCGTTCCATCCACCCAGCCGTGCAAAGACCCAAGCGGCGAATGCGAGAGAGCCTTTGGGATGGGGATTTTTTTGTTTGGTGGTCTTACCTTCCAAGTCTGCGGAGATTGCCTCCAGAGCTGGGCGATCCTCGGGGTCGAAGGCGTCTTCGAGCGGCCGTTTGGCGACGCCATCGCGCTCGCGTACGAGCTGCAACACGGTGACGGCGGCGATTAGGCTGGCAGCAACCAGCCGTTCGAAGGGCCCGCCCTCCGCCTGACGCAGGGCTTCGACATTGAAGCCTTGGGTTTTTAGGGTGCGGAACAGCTGCTCGATGGTCCAACGCTGACGATAGAAGTCAACGATCCGGCGAGCATCCGCAACATCGTTCACTGCGTGCGTGGTCAACAGGCGCCAATGAGCGCCATCAACGCCTGCCGGCGGATTGATCTCGGATGCCTCGACCAAGCTCAGCGCCACAGCGCGCGGCAACGCTGCGCGGGCGCCCGATGTTCGATGCTTCGGTCGCGCGATTTCGACCTTACAGAACCGCAGAGATACGATGGCGGTGCGGGCGCGGCGGCCGGGAGCAGCCGGCAAATCGATCGCCATGCGCCCGGCCTCGGGCAGCATCCCGGTCTTGGCAAACAGATGTGA
The sequence above is a segment of the Candidatus Saccharimonadia bacterium genome. Coding sequences within it:
- a CDS encoding cytochrome d ubiquinol oxidase subunit II encodes the protein NSFAFLTPFSVLTGIALLFGYGLLGAGWLILKTEGDIQDDARRHGRICLVAVLVAIGIVSIWTPIANPAVAARWFAWPNILILAPVPIATAAVALVTWRALDSRAQVLPFAGAIGLFVLSYLGIAISLYPMIVPHHFTLWEAASSGRTQAFLLVGTLVLLPVILMYTGWSYWVFRGKVRGDIGYH
- a CDS encoding IS4 family transposase, whose translation is MGGSGVRVCRLGKDRAGEIRLTRFLHNPAVTVSEMVATAAARTSTRVAGRHVLAIQDTSMVRSAAEGIGVALHPLIAVDAFDGTLFGLLDARFFIRQGGQRNERRERDLAQKESGRWLEAAHRAAELAGVGAACVTVVSDREGDIYEDFADKPSAVEMLVRAGQDRRLADGSHLFAKTGMLPEAGRMAIDLPAAPGRRARTAIVSLRFCKVEIARPKHRTSGARAALPRAVALSLVEASEINPPAGVDGAHWRLLTTHAVNDVADARRIVDFYRQRWTIEQLFRTLKTQGFNVEALRQAEGGPFERLVAASLIAAVTVLQLVRERDGVAKRPLEDAFDPEDRPALEAISADLEGKTTKQKNPHPKGSLAFAAWVFARLGGWNGYYGKPGPVVMLHGLTRFQAIKHGWALRNV